The Streptomyces sp. NBC_01255 genome window below encodes:
- a CDS encoding helix-turn-helix transcriptional regulator, producing the protein MARHTYATYCLAEERLSLFLTDPWEEFAVELVEREAPMALLTALAEQARDGHGRAVLISGAVAAGKSVLVHDFADRALSLGMLPLSALGSRDERHLALGVVRQLVDDAPLDAEDRARAAALIEEGVRTARCRDTGEQVDDGIVHGLSTVLLELAERCPLYIAVDDVEQADQASLTCLAYLARRLNSARVLAVFTHSGHGCDTDFRFGADLMRQPNCHRVEVSRVSPAGVRQLIAQHLGAVTADERSADWHAYSGGNPLLVEALVRDHLGGGEAGPRYREAVLSCVRRGCPDMVRVLSGYVVLGELDNLDRLVDLSPARTTEAVHALIAGGLLTMDGFRHEAARAAVVGAIDADELARLHARAAVLAHERGAGTAVVAGHLLHAGAPAAGSVLEESWALPTLEDAAAHALRDGAAGRAVDCLRLARLVCADPLRRARITAALIRAEWSINPGVSSGRLGELVEAMRKGCLRGADALTLARALLWHGRFDQAQEVLGHLAGAGQVTDPEAATELQITRRRLRHTYPSFLAALGPRSGAGRPPTHSVSADRRLQAVSALAAVVSDGPHQEAVSVAQRVLHGTRPDELSTETVESALLALAYSGRAERATVWCDLFLDRMRSRHTPSRQARLGAVRAEIALRRGDLTDARRHASEALATLPAISWGVTVGAPLSTLILATTAMGRYDEAQTYLDHRVPEAMFSTRYGMHYQYARARFGLATGHLEMALEDLLRCGATLRQWGMDTPGLIPWRTDVAEVYLGLGRPDDAKRILEEQSAKFSVMPNRVRGTATRVLAGTGAPGHRPTMLRQAAELLQSDDGDRYELALAFADLARAYRTLGEFRRAAAAERRAVIVAADCHAEALVRGLVVESTTALPAPDAGGDGLTEAERRVAAMAAVGCSNREIAEGLHVTVSTVEQHLTRTYRKLRISRRADLPSLLGGPAMGDLTAARRR; encoded by the coding sequence ATGGCGCGGCACACGTATGCGACCTACTGCCTGGCCGAGGAACGGCTTTCTCTCTTTCTCACCGACCCATGGGAGGAGTTCGCGGTGGAACTGGTGGAGCGCGAAGCACCGATGGCGCTACTGACCGCGCTGGCCGAACAGGCGCGGGACGGACACGGACGCGCCGTGCTGATCTCCGGAGCGGTGGCAGCGGGCAAGAGCGTGCTGGTGCACGACTTCGCCGATCGCGCCCTGAGCCTGGGAATGCTTCCGTTGTCGGCGCTGGGATCCCGGGACGAGCGGCACCTGGCCCTGGGCGTCGTGCGGCAGCTGGTGGACGACGCGCCGCTGGACGCCGAGGACCGGGCGCGGGCCGCGGCGCTGATCGAGGAAGGCGTGCGCACCGCCCGGTGCCGGGACACCGGCGAGCAGGTGGACGACGGCATCGTGCACGGCCTCAGCACCGTTCTGCTGGAACTGGCCGAACGCTGCCCGCTGTACATCGCCGTCGACGACGTGGAGCAGGCCGACCAGGCCTCACTGACGTGCCTGGCGTACCTGGCACGGCGACTGAACAGTGCCCGCGTGCTCGCGGTGTTCACGCACAGTGGGCACGGTTGCGACACCGACTTCCGCTTCGGGGCCGACCTGATGAGGCAGCCCAACTGCCACCGTGTCGAGGTGTCGCGGGTCTCCCCGGCGGGCGTACGGCAGCTGATAGCCCAGCACCTGGGCGCGGTGACCGCCGACGAGCGGTCCGCCGACTGGCACGCCTACAGCGGGGGCAACCCGCTGCTCGTCGAGGCGCTGGTCCGCGATCACCTGGGCGGCGGCGAGGCGGGTCCGCGCTACCGCGAGGCCGTACTGTCCTGCGTGCGCCGCGGCTGCCCGGACATGGTCCGCGTGCTGAGCGGCTACGTGGTGCTCGGCGAGCTGGACAACCTGGACCGCCTGGTGGACCTGAGTCCGGCCAGGACCACGGAGGCGGTGCACGCGCTGATCGCCGGCGGGCTGCTCACCATGGACGGCTTCCGCCATGAGGCGGCCCGCGCCGCGGTCGTCGGCGCGATCGACGCCGACGAGCTCGCCCGGCTGCACGCCCGCGCGGCGGTCCTCGCCCACGAGCGCGGCGCCGGCACCGCCGTGGTCGCAGGCCACCTGCTCCACGCCGGTGCGCCGGCCGCCGGCAGTGTGCTGGAGGAGTCGTGGGCGCTGCCGACGCTGGAGGACGCCGCGGCGCACGCCCTGCGCGACGGCGCCGCCGGCCGTGCGGTGGACTGCCTCCGGCTGGCCCGCCTGGTCTGCGCGGACCCGCTCCGACGGGCACGGATCACCGCCGCCCTCATCCGGGCCGAGTGGAGCATCAACCCGGGAGTGTCCAGCGGCCGGCTCGGCGAACTCGTCGAGGCGATGCGCAAGGGCTGCCTGCGGGGTGCCGACGCGCTCACGCTGGCCCGGGCGCTGCTCTGGCACGGCCGCTTCGACCAGGCCCAGGAGGTCCTCGGTCACCTGGCCGGCGCCGGGCAGGTGACCGACCCGGAGGCAGCCACCGAGCTGCAGATCACCCGGCGCCGGCTGCGGCACACCTACCCGTCGTTCCTGGCCGCGCTCGGCCCGCGGTCCGGTGCCGGACGTCCCCCCACGCACTCGGTGAGCGCCGACCGGCGGTTGCAGGCGGTGTCCGCGCTGGCCGCCGTCGTCAGCGACGGGCCCCATCAGGAGGCCGTGAGCGTGGCGCAGCGGGTGCTCCACGGCACCCGGCCGGACGAGTTGTCCACCGAGACCGTCGAAAGCGCCCTCCTCGCCCTGGCGTACAGCGGGCGAGCCGAGCGTGCGACAGTCTGGTGCGACCTGTTCCTGGACCGGATGCGGTCGCGGCACACGCCGAGCCGACAGGCGAGGCTGGGCGCGGTACGGGCCGAGATCGCCCTGCGCCGAGGTGACCTGACCGACGCCCGGCGGCACGCGAGCGAAGCGCTCGCCACCCTGCCGGCGATCAGCTGGGGAGTGACCGTCGGTGCGCCGCTGAGCACACTGATCCTGGCCACCACCGCGATGGGCCGCTACGACGAGGCACAGACCTACCTGGACCACCGCGTTCCGGAGGCGATGTTCTCCACCCGGTACGGCATGCACTACCAGTACGCGCGAGCGCGGTTCGGGCTTGCCACCGGTCACCTGGAGATGGCCCTGGAGGACCTGCTCCGGTGCGGTGCCACGCTGCGCCAATGGGGGATGGACACGCCTGGCCTGATCCCGTGGCGTACCGACGTCGCCGAGGTGTACCTGGGCCTGGGCCGACCGGACGACGCCAAGCGGATACTCGAGGAACAGTCGGCCAAGTTCAGCGTGATGCCGAACCGGGTACGCGGCACCGCGACCCGGGTCCTGGCCGGAACCGGCGCTCCCGGGCACCGGCCGACGATGCTGCGCCAGGCGGCCGAACTGCTGCAGTCCGACGACGGCGACCGGTACGAACTCGCCCTGGCCTTCGCGGACCTGGCCCGGGCCTACCGCACCCTGGGCGAGTTCCGGCGCGCCGCGGCGGCCGAGCGACGCGCGGTCATCGTGGCCGCCGACTGCCACGCCGAAGCACTGGTCCGGGGCCTGGTGGTGGAGAGCACCACCGCGCTGCCGGCACCGGACGCCGGCGGCGACGGGCTCACCGAGGCGGAGCGCCGCGTGGCCGCGATGGCCGCGGTCGGCTGTTCCAACCGGGAGATAGCCGAGGGGCTGCACGTCACGGTCAGCACGGTCGAACAGCACCTGACGCGCACGTACCGCAAGCTTCGCATCAGCCGGCGCGCGGACCTGCCGTCCCTGCTGGGCGGACCGGCGATGGGGGACCTCACCGCCGCGCGACGGCGGTGA
- a CDS encoding AfsR/SARP family transcriptional regulator yields the protein MRFRLLGPLEVVGPGGPALITAERQRIVLAVLLLESNRIVPMGHLVDAVWGVSPPPTARAQIQICVSIVRASMAKVGLPDVIQTRSPGYLAEVGDDELDLHVFERVASAGRTAAEAGRFDEAASAFESALGLWRGSSCFDGGTPSMALQAPAARLDEQRLAVVEQWADARLALGLHQQLVARLIDLVMQNPLRERLRAQLMVALSRSGRQAEALEVYRRGRRELIDELGIEPGEELRRLQEAILAGRLDCPPPVSAPPAPRAVPAVPAAPAAPPEPVPAPTPAAPTAAVTGVEPPAVPRLLPGAIADFSGRDDLLASLKATLEDATETSYALRIVSITGKGGVGKTTLAVHLGHSLAKRFPDGQMFVKLRGPSAQPILPTRILERFLRSLGIPGSAVPSTIEERAELFRNLVADRRMLIVLDDAIDEEQVRWLLPGSSNCPVLITSRSRLAGLEGASAVQIDVFTTEQALQLLSRILGAERIHSELSGALQLIQLCGNLALALRIVAARLAARPHWPLSKMVARLRDERQRLDELTHGGVGVRAGLAMAYQSLPADAQRLFRRLSMLEAAEFSSWVAAPLLDVAVAEAEDTLEFLVDAQLVDVEVVKGHRPRYRLHDLVRVYSQECLAEHESTAERSVVLGRVLSTWLLLVEEAHRRAYGGDHTLIHGEAPRLALDQSVVDRELADPLGWFEDERASLITAVRQAAGSGLDELCWDLALTLVTLFEMYGYFDDWRTTHEIALEVTRHHDNRRGQAAMLYSLGTLHMFEYKLDEARRRLGLGCELFRQVGDVHGTALALRNLAFVDRIQGRLDEAMEGYEQALVMLSEVNDSTAEAHVLSNMAQIHLDRGLIAEGKQTMAAGLAAVERSGNRRVRAQILVRLGEAHLQIDEVTEAEYVFTRALETVRAVGDPVGECYALRGLAIVRSRQGSHSAAYEMLEQAMVIASHAHETLAIGRIQLSLGEVAADKGSYDRAKEHITAALDIFERMQAVRWQKQTLRLMSDVCAASDDAAAAAAYAQASSG from the coding sequence ATGCGCTTTCGATTACTCGGGCCGTTGGAAGTCGTCGGCCCCGGTGGCCCAGCGCTGATCACCGCCGAGCGCCAGCGCATCGTTCTGGCGGTTCTGCTGCTGGAGTCCAATCGGATCGTTCCGATGGGTCACCTCGTCGACGCCGTCTGGGGCGTGTCCCCGCCGCCCACCGCACGCGCCCAGATCCAGATCTGTGTCTCGATCGTCCGCGCCAGCATGGCGAAGGTCGGGCTGCCCGATGTCATCCAGACCAGGTCGCCCGGATACCTCGCCGAAGTCGGGGACGACGAGCTGGATCTGCATGTCTTCGAGCGGGTCGCGTCGGCCGGACGTACCGCCGCGGAGGCCGGCCGCTTCGACGAGGCGGCATCCGCCTTCGAATCCGCGCTCGGGCTCTGGCGCGGGTCTTCGTGTTTCGACGGTGGCACCCCCAGCATGGCGCTGCAGGCTCCGGCCGCGCGGCTGGACGAACAGCGGCTCGCCGTCGTGGAGCAGTGGGCGGACGCGCGGCTGGCCCTTGGCCTGCACCAGCAGCTCGTGGCGAGGCTGATCGACCTGGTCATGCAGAACCCGCTGCGTGAACGCCTTCGAGCCCAGCTCATGGTGGCGCTGTCCCGGTCGGGCCGCCAGGCCGAAGCGCTGGAGGTCTACCGGCGCGGTCGGCGCGAGCTGATCGACGAACTCGGCATCGAGCCGGGGGAGGAGCTCCGCCGACTGCAGGAAGCGATCCTGGCCGGCCGGCTGGACTGTCCGCCGCCGGTGAGCGCCCCGCCCGCGCCGCGGGCGGTACCGGCCGTGCCCGCGGCACCCGCAGCGCCACCGGAACCAGTACCGGCACCCACACCCGCAGCACCGACGGCGGCCGTGACGGGCGTCGAACCACCCGCGGTGCCCCGCCTGCTCCCCGGCGCGATCGCCGATTTCAGCGGACGCGACGACCTGCTCGCCAGCCTCAAAGCGACGCTGGAAGACGCCACGGAGACGTCGTACGCCCTGCGGATCGTCTCGATCACCGGCAAGGGAGGCGTCGGCAAGACCACCCTCGCGGTGCACCTCGGACACTCCTTGGCGAAACGATTCCCCGACGGCCAGATGTTCGTCAAACTGCGAGGACCATCAGCCCAGCCGATCCTGCCGACACGCATCCTCGAACGCTTCCTGCGCAGCCTGGGAATACCGGGCTCGGCAGTGCCGTCGACCATCGAGGAACGGGCGGAACTGTTCCGGAACCTCGTCGCCGACCGGCGCATGCTCATCGTCCTCGACGACGCGATCGACGAGGAACAGGTGCGCTGGCTGCTCCCCGGATCGTCCAACTGCCCGGTCCTGATCACGAGCCGGTCCCGGCTGGCCGGTCTGGAGGGCGCGAGCGCCGTCCAGATCGACGTGTTCACCACCGAACAGGCGCTGCAACTGCTCAGCCGGATCCTCGGTGCGGAGCGGATCCACAGCGAACTGTCCGGCGCCCTGCAACTGATACAGCTGTGCGGCAACCTCGCGCTCGCGCTGCGGATCGTGGCGGCGCGACTGGCCGCCCGGCCGCACTGGCCCCTGAGCAAGATGGTGGCCCGGCTTCGTGACGAACGCCAGCGGCTGGACGAACTGACCCACGGCGGGGTCGGCGTCCGGGCCGGCCTGGCCATGGCCTATCAGAGCCTGCCGGCCGACGCGCAGCGCCTCTTCCGGCGCCTGTCCATGCTGGAGGCGGCGGAGTTCTCCAGCTGGGTCGCGGCTCCCTTGCTCGACGTCGCCGTGGCGGAGGCCGAGGACACCCTGGAGTTCCTCGTGGACGCCCAGCTCGTCGACGTCGAGGTGGTGAAGGGCCACCGCCCCCGCTATCGCCTGCACGACCTGGTCCGGGTCTACTCCCAGGAGTGCCTGGCCGAGCACGAGAGCACCGCCGAGAGATCCGTCGTGCTCGGCCGCGTGCTGAGTACGTGGCTGCTCCTGGTCGAGGAGGCGCACCGGCGGGCGTACGGCGGGGACCACACGCTGATCCACGGAGAGGCGCCGCGCCTGGCACTCGACCAGTCGGTCGTCGACCGCGAACTCGCCGATCCGCTCGGGTGGTTCGAGGACGAACGGGCCAGTCTGATCACTGCGGTCAGACAGGCCGCGGGCTCGGGCCTCGACGAGCTCTGCTGGGATCTGGCGCTGACCCTGGTCACGCTCTTCGAGATGTACGGCTACTTCGACGACTGGCGCACGACCCACGAGATCGCGCTCGAGGTCACTCGGCACCACGACAACAGACGTGGTCAGGCAGCGATGCTGTACTCCCTCGGCACCCTCCACATGTTCGAGTACAAGCTGGACGAGGCACGACGCCGTCTGGGGCTCGGCTGCGAGTTGTTCCGTCAGGTCGGCGACGTGCACGGCACGGCGCTGGCCCTGCGCAACCTCGCGTTCGTCGACCGGATCCAGGGCCGCCTCGACGAGGCGATGGAGGGCTACGAGCAGGCGCTGGTCATGCTTTCCGAGGTGAACGACTCGACAGCCGAGGCGCACGTGCTGAGCAACATGGCACAGATCCATCTGGACCGCGGCCTGATCGCGGAGGGGAAACAGACGATGGCGGCCGGTCTGGCCGCGGTGGAGAGGTCGGGCAACCGGCGGGTGCGCGCGCAGATCCTGGTCCGCCTGGGCGAGGCGCATCTGCAGATCGACGAGGTGACCGAGGCCGAGTACGTGTTCACACGGGCGCTCGAGACCGTGCGTGCGGTCGGCGACCCGGTGGGCGAGTGCTACGCGCTGCGTGGTCTGGCCATTGTCCGCTCACGCCAGGGGAGTCACAGCGCGGCCTACGAGATGCTGGAACAGGCCATGGTGATCGCTTCCCATGCCCACGAGACGCTGGCCATCGGCCGGATCCAGCTCTCGCTCGGCGAGGTGGCCGCGGACAAGGGCAGCTACGACCGCGCCAAGGAGCACATCACCGCGGCACTGGACATCTTCGAGCGGATGCAGGCCGTCAGATGGCAGAAACAGACGCTGCGCCTGATGAGCGACGTCTGCGCGGCCTCCGACGACGCGGCCGCGGCCGCCGCCTACGCACAGGCGAGCTCGGGCTGA
- a CDS encoding acetaldehyde dehydrogenase (acetylating) has product MKRNGRLPVAVLGAGLIGVDLAEKIMRSEFLDCGLVVGRDEKTPGLRQAADLGLPIGTRGIESLLDAPQPFAIVFDATNAMAHAEHAERLSLSGTKLVDLTPSKVGRMVIPSVNGTEVLGCDDINMISCGGQASIPILHAITQGHRVECVEVVTTAASPSVGRSTRLNLDEYIETTQDAVRDFTGVKDVKAILNISPARPPATFRVAMSMLGEGFGTESVNAAVTAAADQVRAFAKGYRITACVVEEHKVFVAAEVTSSGGRIPLYAGNLDIINSAAVHVAEQCAAVGLAGIGTETS; this is encoded by the coding sequence ATGAAGAGAAACGGGCGCCTGCCCGTGGCCGTCCTCGGCGCCGGCCTCATCGGAGTCGATCTGGCCGAGAAGATCATGCGTTCGGAGTTCCTCGACTGCGGCCTGGTGGTGGGACGCGACGAAAAGACGCCCGGCTTGCGGCAGGCGGCCGACCTCGGTCTTCCCATCGGCACGCGCGGCATCGAGTCCCTCCTGGACGCTCCGCAGCCGTTCGCCATCGTGTTCGACGCGACCAACGCGATGGCCCATGCCGAGCACGCGGAACGCCTGAGTCTGTCGGGCACGAAGCTCGTGGACCTGACGCCGAGCAAGGTGGGGCGGATGGTGATTCCGAGCGTGAACGGGACGGAAGTCCTGGGCTGCGACGACATCAACATGATCAGCTGCGGTGGCCAGGCCTCGATACCGATCCTGCACGCGATCACCCAGGGCCACCGGGTCGAGTGCGTCGAGGTCGTCACGACGGCCGCCAGCCCGAGTGTCGGGCGCTCCACCCGGCTCAATCTCGACGAGTACATCGAGACCACGCAGGACGCGGTACGCGACTTCACCGGCGTCAAGGACGTCAAGGCGATCCTCAACATCAGCCCGGCCAGGCCGCCGGCCACCTTCCGAGTCGCCATGTCGATGCTCGGGGAAGGGTTCGGCACCGAGTCGGTGAACGCGGCCGTGACGGCCGCGGCCGACCAGGTGCGCGCCTTCGCCAAGGGATACCGGATCACCGCGTGCGTCGTGGAGGAGCACAAGGTGTTCGTCGCCGCGGAGGTCACGTCGTCCGGCGGACGCATCCCCCTGTACGCAGGCAACCTCGACATCATCAACTCCGCCGCGGTCCATGTCGCCGAACAGTGTGCGGCGGTCGGCCTGGCGGGCATCGGAACGGAGACGTCATGA
- the uraH gene encoding hydroxyisourate hydrolase, producing the protein MSISVRVIDSTNGRPVADLAVTLHARENGSWPAVARSRTDSAGKIGSICDEALSYGSYRLVFDTGEYFAERAVDSLYTEVIVSLHHPGDPSDLHVPLLLSPFSYTTYRGFVPETVPAEKV; encoded by the coding sequence TTGAGCATCTCGGTTCGGGTCATCGATTCCACGAATGGTCGCCCGGTCGCGGATCTGGCCGTCACCCTGCACGCCCGGGAGAACGGCTCATGGCCGGCCGTGGCCCGGTCGCGGACCGACAGCGCGGGGAAGATCGGCTCGATCTGCGACGAGGCCCTGTCGTACGGGTCCTACCGGCTGGTGTTCGACACCGGTGAGTACTTCGCCGAGCGGGCGGTCGACAGCCTGTACACGGAAGTCATCGTCTCGCTCCACCATCCAGGTGACCCGAGCGACCTGCACGTTCCGTTGCTGCTGAGTCCGTTCTCGTACACCACCTATCGGGGGTTCGTCCCCGAGACAGTGCCGGCCGAGAAGGTGTGA
- a CDS encoding helix-turn-helix domain-containing protein, which translates to MSDESQSTTHTVPVESLLPADSPRLEGLNEGHARALAESGTAFEPILVHQDTRRVVDGMHRLRAAILRGERRITVHYVDGPSADLFIRSVQANISHGLPLTLGDRKAAVLRILATHPHWSDRAIAAVTGVSPKTVGAVRGRRSTEESPQSNPSIPRVGRDGRVRPVDMPERREKARSLLAERPRATLREVAQEAGVSVSTAHRLRQELRTGTAVPDSEDRAPAAAPVPEDSADVAQLVVAASQRCSGPTSLPAPADPSSRGTTRIRVRAMDVLSNDPSIRFTDSGRALLRWLNGQAHGLAAGEQLLASVPPHCARALTEVVSHYAREWERLAAGLQETDPLNSSWRAVR; encoded by the coding sequence TTGTCTGACGAATCGCAGTCGACGACGCACACAGTGCCGGTCGAATCCCTGCTGCCGGCGGACTCACCGCGTCTGGAGGGTCTGAACGAGGGGCATGCCCGGGCGCTGGCGGAGAGCGGGACCGCGTTCGAGCCGATCCTCGTGCACCAGGACACGCGACGCGTCGTCGACGGAATGCATCGGCTGCGGGCCGCGATCCTGCGCGGGGAGCGCCGCATCACGGTCCACTATGTCGACGGCCCGTCGGCCGACCTGTTCATCCGGTCGGTGCAGGCCAACATCAGCCATGGCCTTCCCCTGACGCTCGGGGACCGCAAGGCGGCGGTCCTGCGCATCCTCGCGACCCATCCCCACTGGTCCGACCGGGCCATCGCCGCCGTCACAGGGGTGTCGCCGAAGACGGTAGGGGCCGTACGGGGGAGACGTTCGACTGAGGAATCTCCTCAGTCGAATCCCTCGATCCCGCGTGTGGGCAGGGACGGCCGGGTGCGCCCGGTGGACATGCCTGAGCGACGGGAGAAAGCCCGGTCCCTGCTGGCGGAACGGCCCCGCGCGACGCTGCGCGAAGTGGCCCAGGAGGCCGGCGTCTCCGTGAGTACCGCGCACCGCCTGCGGCAGGAGCTGCGGACCGGAACGGCCGTCCCGGACTCGGAGGATCGGGCGCCGGCCGCGGCGCCCGTGCCCGAGGACTCCGCGGACGTCGCCCAGCTCGTGGTCGCGGCGTCCCAGCGGTGTTCCGGCCCGACCTCCCTTCCGGCCCCGGCGGACCCCTCCTCACGAGGGACCACGCGCATCCGGGTGCGGGCCATGGACGTGCTGTCCAACGATCCTTCGATTCGCTTCACGGACAGTGGCCGCGCTCTGCTGCGCTGGCTCAACGGCCAGGCCCACGGGCTGGCGGCGGGCGAGCAGCTGCTCGCCTCCGTCCCACCGCACTGCGCCCGGGCCCTCACCGAAGTGGTGAGTCACTACGCCAGGGAGTGGGAACGGCTGGCCGCCGGGCTGCAGGAGACCGACCCGCTGAACAGCTCCTGGCGCGCGGTCCGTTAG
- a CDS encoding 2-keto-4-pentenoate hydratase, protein MNISVDDARIKAKALYEARATGCPIPPFTDEHPALDMQDGYAIQRELVGMLTAAGDSVVGYKAGLTSVPMQELLGVSTPDYGPVLSSTVYENGATTPSGAFIAPKVEAEIVFRLGTPLKGPGVTVAAAREAISDVMAGLEIVDSRIEDWRIRLADTVADLASNGAVVLGPPVALPDDCDVRLIGMAFSRNGALVATGAGAAALGDPVAVVAWLANVLGEHGVTLEAGQLIMTGALHAAVAMCPGDSFVAEFDRLGTVTLHVGDA, encoded by the coding sequence GTGAACATCTCGGTGGACGACGCCAGGATCAAGGCCAAGGCACTTTACGAGGCACGCGCGACGGGCTGCCCCATCCCTCCCTTCACCGACGAGCATCCGGCGCTGGACATGCAGGACGGATACGCCATCCAGCGCGAACTGGTCGGGATGCTCACGGCCGCCGGCGACAGCGTCGTCGGATACAAGGCGGGACTCACCTCCGTCCCGATGCAGGAGCTGCTCGGTGTCAGCACCCCGGACTACGGACCGGTGCTGAGCTCGACCGTGTACGAGAACGGGGCCACCACGCCGAGCGGGGCGTTCATCGCGCCCAAGGTCGAGGCGGAGATCGTCTTCCGGCTCGGAACGCCCCTGAAGGGGCCCGGTGTCACCGTGGCGGCGGCACGCGAGGCGATCTCCGACGTCATGGCGGGACTCGAGATCGTCGATTCCCGGATCGAGGACTGGAGGATCCGCCTCGCGGACACGGTCGCCGACCTCGCGTCGAACGGCGCGGTGGTGCTCGGCCCGCCGGTCGCACTGCCCGACGACTGCGATGTGCGCCTCATCGGCATGGCCTTCTCCCGCAACGGCGCACTCGTGGCGACCGGAGCGGGCGCCGCCGCCCTGGGGGATCCGGTCGCGGTGGTCGCCTGGCTGGCGAATGTCCTCGGCGAACACGGTGTGACGCTCGAAGCGGGCCAGCTGATCATGACGGGCGCCCTCCACGCCGCGGTCGCGATGTGTCCCGGAGACAGCTTCGTGGCCGAGTTCGACCGGCTGGGCACCGTCACTCTGCACGTGGGCGACGCCTAG
- a CDS encoding MbtH family protein produces MSNPFEDENASYRVLTNAEEQYSLWPDFAEIPAGWTVALQSTTRQECLDYVNEHWVDMRPKSLVDAMRQAD; encoded by the coding sequence ATGAGCAATCCGTTCGAGGACGAAAATGCCTCATACCGCGTTCTGACCAATGCGGAGGAGCAGTATTCTTTGTGGCCGGATTTCGCGGAGATCCCGGCCGGCTGGACCGTCGCCCTGCAGAGCACGACCCGGCAGGAGTGCCTCGACTACGTGAACGAACACTGGGTCGACATGCGGCCGAAGAGCCTCGTCGACGCGATGCGCCAGGCCGACTGA
- a CDS encoding hydroxyisourate hydrolase, producing MKLGVCVSDGTNGRPVDGLLIRIERPRQDEWQTVWHGLTGSDGRLDRPSLPEDTPGPLRLILETDRYFTTLGMRPFYSHISVVFAEWETDQEIPIVIAPHGYAVCAVAQ from the coding sequence GTGAAACTCGGAGTGTGTGTCTCTGATGGAACCAATGGGCGGCCCGTCGACGGGCTGCTGATCCGCATCGAACGACCTCGCCAGGACGAGTGGCAGACCGTGTGGCACGGGCTGACCGGCAGCGACGGCCGGCTGGACCGCCCGTCCCTGCCGGAGGACACTCCTGGGCCGCTCCGGCTGATCCTGGAAACGGACCGGTACTTCACGACCCTCGGGATGCGGCCGTTCTACAGTCACATCTCGGTCGTGTTCGCCGAGTGGGAGACGGACCAGGAGATCCCGATCGTGATCGCCCCACACGGCTACGCGGTCTGCGCCGTCGCCCAGTAG